GCAAGAAAGTGAAAACAAGCCATTTTCTAATGATTGTGGAATAAGATGAATCACTATCCAAAATATACGAGTAAGTTATGGGAAATGTGCAATGTATTTGACGGATGTTTTTGCTAGGATTTGGGAAAGGAAAAGGGTGTGAAATCAATATGGGATAAAGTGCCACAAAAAGTAGTGATTATTGAATAGTGATGAATATTATATGTAATGGATTGCGAGTGGTGTGCATGTGGGGAGAGGTCAAGGTTGTTTGCTAGTGTCTTGCTGATTATTGAGTATTTGAGTCACCAATGTTTTTTTACCTCCAATCATTTCTACCAAAACAAGGCTCTAAAACTAATACGCTACCTACTTTTATAAGAATGCCCCTATTCATGCTTATACTTCCCATTTGCGATTACCGAGAACAAATGTGGTTTTAACATCAAGGAATTTCAAGATaaaacatattttcataaatttatcAAAAGCAAACAAATCAGGACAATTCGGATTCGTTTTATTAGCACAAAGCAACACTTTTAATACAGATTCAGTCCAGAAGTATCGACACTGAATAAATAACAAGTTGGATTGCAAATTTTGAGTCCATGAATGATGCATGGAACAGTTAAGGATTCCTCATTTGATACAAATATAGGTACAGTAACACAAAGAAAACATGGACAGAATTGAAGGCAGTCGATTGATGAACATCCAGGGGCGTCATTCCTATTTATTTCCTTGTTTCAATTCCTATAAAGAAAGGAAATCAGGTATATCAGCCACAACATGTGCAACAGAAGGTCCTCCTGATTTGGAGCCAAAGATGAAGATTTGTCAAAACAGCAATACGTGTGAACGTTACCGATGAGAACTCCTAGCTATCGAGGTATCCTCTGCAACTCCAAGGCCACCTGAAAAGCAGCATCAACAATATTATGTATGCTCGAACTTCTTAACTGTGATACAAGAGCTTCGATCTTTGCTAACTCCGATGTACTGACAGAAAGTATCATTGAATGTGTCAGATGCAGTCGAATGGCAAAACCAAGACTGTGTAAAGTTCGTTCTACCACCAAATGGGTAATGCCCTTGCTCCTGGGGTCAAGGAGCACGGAGACCTTGGAGAGATTCATCATCAAATTCATGGTAGCTTCTCTTGGTGCTGCCTGGAACAATAAAGTGACACATTCGGAAGCCAAATCTGAAATATTCGCTTCACTGGACTTGCTCAACTCTAGCAAGACTCCTACATTGCCACTAAATTCCATTATATCTTTTATGCATTGCTGCTGGTCTATGGCACATTCACTGGAGTTACCAGATAAGAGTGTGGGATCCCTCGAATAGACAAAGACCTTTGACCTTAAAGAACGTAAAAGGAATGCCCTACAAAGGCCAAGAGTCGGTTCAATGAAATCTTCCATCTCCTTGGCATGTACGAACTCTAAAAAGTTTCCAATCTTTCGTACCACTTTTAGTTGAGAGAGGATCTGGATTTCTAGTTCTGGAGCAGATGCTAAAGCCAGACAGAGCATTACATTGCTTACATTGATAGTTGAAAAATCACCAAGCAGAAAATCAAAGCACTGTGAAACTGCTTTCATGTGAAGAATGTCTGAGATTTTAATGTGATTGGACTCAATAAGCATCACGAGAAGTTTCTGAGCGTACATTGGAATGGGATCTTCATCCACAATCAAAGATGGGTAGAGAGGTAGAAAATAACCATTCGATATTGACTTCACATCTTCTGGCCACTTCTTATCCTCTGATGCATCATTCAGTATAAGAACCATGACatcaaagaaaattttcaagCATAAAAATCTAGCATCTCCGTCATTGTTTCCTTTGTATATAGCAGTCAGACTGGGCAGAACCTGACAGAAGAAAATAACGGGGTAATTATCGAACGCTGATGGCTCTTCTGTGATTGATTCTAGAACTCGCAAAAGAGTTATCTGAAAGTCGTCTCTGCCCTGAAATTATATAAGAAATTGGACATTATTTTGCAGGATATAACCTATTCATGTATTAGAAAGCAAAGACAGTCCCGGTCGACAAAAACACAATAAAGTCAACCCCTTTCAAAAATTGCAAATAATAATTACAACAAAAAGCTCATTATGCTTTTCAGAAGGGGTTATGATGCAGTTTAAGATTAACCCCCTCAACTGTCAACTTACAAACATATTAGCTTTTAAGTATCATTGTGTAATATTCTAGAAGAGATGTTCATAAATGCATATTGGCGACCTGAGCAAGGACAAGTCTGAAGAAGAAAGTAGAAGAGTAAATTGAGTTAAACCTAAATGCAATGCAAGGGATTTCCCTTTGATGCAAATGTATTTTGTTTCTAGTATAGTGGAAGAAAACATATGACAAAAAAGATATGGGCCGTAAGAATTGTGGACAAAAATATACATAGACTAGGAAGCATTCTGTGTACAAGACTTTAAAGTTGggcaaaagaaaagaaacataaGCGTGGAAGATGAAAATAAGTGTTTACTACTTTCTTCGACAAATCTAATGTATAATTAGGATAGACCTACAATTAGAgtttttttatgtatatgtaaCTTTATCAAGCTTTGAAATAAAGTTTTAAGCCTTTTCATTAGTTCACAAATGGAACACATTCAATGATATTCAAAAAACGTTGTGCTGTGGTATATGGAAAGAAGAATTATGGATTCATAAAAGTTGACATGCATAATATACAACAGACAACAGCTTCAGTTTGCACTCATGTACCTGGAAAGGTGACTCTGTCAGTTTAAGAAGATTTGCCACCTGCTGCAAGACCTGCTGAGTGACCATTGAACGCTTGAATAAAGAACTCCCTAAAAGATGAAGAACCACAGGAAAGAAATGAATACTGTTCTTTGCAGAATTTCGGCTGTTTTGACCAATAACTTGTCCATGACGTCTGCCACCCATAAGTTGCTGAACATCTCCTGTTATTGTTTCTAGCAGACCTGGTACTATAGATGCCACAGCTTGCACAAAAGAATCTAGACAATGCTGCAAGTATTTATCTTTCTCTTTTGAAAGCCTATCTAAAGCTGAAAGAATTCTTGCATTGCAAAAAAGATGTGGGAGCCATCTCTTTCCAATTTTACATAGTAAAGCCACAAAAACCAGTGTCTTTCCTTTCAGAACTTCACTTCCCTGCTCAATAAGAGATAACAGATTCGGAAGAAGATTCTTATCTTCCATCAAGGAAAGAAATTGACGTCCAACATTTGCCGCCAAATGATTACTGAGCATCGCCATGTTTAGAAGGTTCAAACTGATTTGCTGTTCTCGTTGATTTCCCTTGAAAAGGCTCGATATGATGTCCTTAATGGGGAGTTTCTCTAGAACTTGTTGCATGCTGGAAGGGCTAAAGCGAACCAAACGAACCAAACATGATCCTGCTGTGAGCTTCATGTTTTCTTGTTTCCCGGGAGCCCTAAATatgtagcagagattgttaATTACATCCTGGCTGGTGAAACGAATCGCCCAGTAGCCACCGTGACTAGAGATGTTCTCTATTGTTCTTAAAGCATAAAGCTGGGTTAGATCATCCTCTCCTTTCCGTAAAACCGATGAAATCAAAGAGATCAAAGAACTTGGAACCTGCCAAAGATTGTGAAAACTACCATAAAAAACATAATATACCCACATGCAAATAAGTAAACAAGAACAGTATGGAAATCTGCATTCATATGCATAAAGAACAGTAAATATCTTATTATCACAATTATATGACGAAAAAACAATAAAGTATCCATATTTGATTGACAATTTCCAAGGTCGTGGCTGCTTGAGAAAAGCTAACCTGCCATCCAGAAGAGGGACGGTTGTCTCTAGATGGAGATTCCTGGGGCTTGTTATCCAGAGCATGATCATTAAGAGTAGATATGTAAAAAAGCAATTCACCCAAAGCTGCCATAGAGAACCTTCTTACTTTTTCCTGACTGTCTCGAAGGCCATCAGTTAAAGCACCTAGAATTCCAGAATTTGACAAATCATCGGCAATAAAAGTTGAATGGCGAATTAAAAGACCTACAAGGGATGAGAGTTGTAAACGCAAAGCCGAAGCTTTGGACTGCCTAAGCATTTTGACAAGAACTAGCATTATCGGACCATTTGTCAAAACATTGGCAGCATCAACATTGCTGCTTAACCAATCGAGGTACCTGATAACACCTTGCTTCTCACCTAAAGCCGAATTACCATTCAATATGCTCACAATTCCATTACACAAAGAATCTAGTTTCTCTTTAGGcatttttgtaaaatcagatgctggaaatatatcaaatggaagggaaggAATTGCATATGATCCTTTATCAAGTTTTCTGCTTGGCATAACTGGTCTTACTGAGAGATCAGATGGGTGCCAGAATGCCGCTGATAAATCTGTAGATGATTTTGTAGCATTAAAATCTAGAGCGTTCCCTGAAACATCTTTAATACGTGAAGCCTTCCGCTGAGTATTAGCACTGGGTGGGGTAGCTGCCACATGACTCACTTCAATTTGCTCAGAAGACAATTCCCGTTCTTGTGTTTTTGAATCTTCTGAGAGAAGGGTGTCTACCACATTTGACGTATCTGACTGACTAACTAGGTTATCCATCTCTTCTGGTTTCTCCTCATGCTTGCTTGGAGTCGACAAGTTATCATCAACAGTGCATGATGTGCTCTCAGATCCCTCTATTTCATCATGCCCCTCATCTTCGGTGTTCTCATTAAAATCGAGTTCCATGTCATTGTTTTCAATTTTAACTTCTGCATCATTCTTAGAGCTACTAGATAATGGCCTCctataattctccttttcatTTTCTCTCTGCATGTTACATTTAGCAATTCTTGAAAGTCGCAGAAGATTCAAGCCTCCAGTATTATTTGAAAGGTTCTTGTGCTTGCCATCGGGAATCCTGCATGAAGGATTTGTATGAGTTTTACGACTGCTCGTTACGCCTTTGACTGGTGTTTCTTCTCCCTTTGCCCtaagatttaaattttcatcTTGTTTACTTGAGCCTCTTGAAATTTTTCCGCAAGTTTTAGGTGGAGTCTTGTTCCGAATTGGTTTATCACCATTGCGCTCTGTAAGATGTGGCTCAGAAGACACCTCAATCATATTAGCAAAAGCTGGTTGAGGGGGTAATGCCAATGGAGAAAATATTGTCCTCCAAAAAGCATGAGTGCAAAGTTCGGGCCACTGCATCCTTTCAGCTGGATCTTTTGTCAACAaagaatttatcaaattttcaaatgcaCGGGTTGGAGTTCCAGGAAGAGCAGGAGTTGTGTCCAAAAGGATCGACTTTGCCAACTGTGTGAATTCTTTGCCAACAAATGGAGGCCTTCCAGTATAGCATTCATATAGCACACAGCCAAGAGCCCAGAAATCAGAAGCATATGAGTTAACCCCTCCATCTTGGAATAATTCAGGAGCCATGTAACATGGGGTTCCACGTTTTGTTTGGGGTAACTACACATGCAAAAACATGAACAGAAGATTAATTTACTGAGATAAACTAATGGCATTTTCAGTATACCTACACAGTTAGCCATATCAGTCGGTCATACTTCAAATATAGAGAAAATACTAACGAAAAATCCCACCTGAGAAGCCGGTGTCGATGATATATCACTCAGTTTTCTAGCCAATCCAAAATCACACAACTGCATCACAGAATGTTTAAGTGATAACATTGTCAGATTATCAAAAGACTACCACAATCCTCTGTGGAGGAAGATGAAGATAATACCTTCGTGTGTCCATTTTCATCCAGAAGTATGTTTGATGGTTTTAAGTCACAATAAATGATTCCCTTTGAATGTAAGTACCTTATGTATGaggtcattaaaaaaaatagaaacattTAGTACAAATTACTAAGCAGTAAGATTCAGTAAAGGGGACTCTTACTGTAGAGCTAGAACAAGGTCATGAGCCAGGTCATGTATAGAATCTTCTGGAAGCTTACCATCCTGCTCGTCAGCAATTATATAATTGTTTAGCAGACAAAAGATAGAAAGAAATCCAAATAAAATAGTTTCATATTGCCAATAAAAGTTAATAGGGTTCAACAGTCCAATTAATTCCAATAGGTAACCATAAAATTCAATTGTTTACTAATGatacattgaaaaatataattttgatttcgaTTTTGTGCTCAAGCATTATTAAAACATAATAGGCTTGAGGTCGTAAAAACCGAAAAACTGATAAATTATCATGCCATGAATAAAAACTACAAAATTAATGCTCAATGATGAAATTGTGCAAGATACATGTAGTAAGCCATTACGTTTCTCAGATTTTACTATCAATCTCCACACAGAACAACTCAAAAAACAAATTCAGTAAACTAAGAGTAATAGAACCCATTTCCTATTTATATGTTGTGTTAGAAACACATTGCATAATTAAGATTCGTAACTAGAAACCATTGTCTGAGCATAGTGGTGTTCAATTTAATGTCATATATGAGTTGTTAAAACTAAATCACCTGTTGCAATAAAGTCATTAGATCTCCTCCCACACAATACTCCAGAACTAACCACAAATGAGCTGATGTTTCATACCTATATTATCATTTAGAGAGAAAATGATGTAAGATAAATTGTTCTCATATAAGAATATAGGCTCTAACTGCCTATTATAATGGTGCATGAAAGTCAGCTTTGTGTTTGCTCTTGAAAATGAAAGACTATTGAATGTCTTGATTGTCTTCAAATAACTGCAAAACTTACCATGAATAGAACTTCAGCACATTGGAGTGATCCAGTGTGTGGAGAATTCGAACCTGTCACCAAGGAAAAAATGCATGAtctgaaaatatataaatccaATATTGGATAAAAACATAGGTGCAACTTTTGAGCTTGAGTTCTTCTAATTAATGTCTTCATACTGGATTCATTATCCTTGCTAAGAAGTGGGAGAGTGATCCTGGTTAAAAAAACGTGCATACATTCTGTCATTTAGTTTACAAGGTGCTCCGATAAGCAAGTAGGATGAGGGTCAGAAACTTCGAAAAGGAAAATTTTGACAGTGCCATGCAGAAATTGGTAGCCGGTCACTTGCTCCGAACTGAGAACTTACAGCACTGATAGAGATATGGCACCCACTGAAGTCaatctaaattaaattatcgATGAATTTCACACTGCGTCCCATTTTCTTATTCGGACTACACAAAACTGGAAATTAACATCGACATTTTGGGAGGAAATGCGTAGTTTGGATATAGTGgtgaaattaattatattttttccatTGGCTGCTCCAATGCAGCAGCAAAATTACATCGAAATGCTAAAAATCAACTCTTTCTCTGAAGTGTAGAAACAGTTTTTAAGTGTGCTTACTTCTTGAAGAACCTTCGTTCTGTGCGTTTTGTCCACGCTTTTAATTGCAAAATACTCGATCGTCTTCTTCTTCCGTCCTTTATATACCGTCTGACACCACACACAGATAAATCAGACACTTGAAACGAACACCTGACAATTGGGGATATTTCAACGAGATCGAGCATAAATCGAAGTGCGGTTACCGAAAATTTCCCACGGCCAATCGCTTCGTAAATGTGATAGTGATTCATTCTACCACTTCTTTTCTCCAaatcctgaaaaaaaaaaaaatttgtattttttgagCTACCCTTGAGAGAGATGGAGACGGAGAAATGTGTGAGCGGGAAGAAGAGAAGGGCTAAATCGAAATTCAAATATGCTTGTCTCGCATAAGCCTGCCATAACAGTATAGGTTTAATATTCGTAACATAAGATGATTACTGATAATGATAAATATATGAGgattataaatcaaatatatatcaataacataataatttgtaaaatttgaGCCAAACATTATATggagtaaatatatataattaactaaTATATCATACAAAATGGTGCCtaataaatgcatatatatgtgtgtgtctcAGTGTCTGTGTGTGAGACCAAGGTTTACGTCCATAGAATGCACATTCTTCGATTAGCAACAGACACAAGTACGTTAGCTTTTAAGATAGTGATTCTTAGAGTGAGTGTCCAGCGAACCAATTTGTGacttgagatttattgacttTTAAGTAAAAACAATCTctatgttaataatattttatggttttatctaattgtgacatttactttatttgtatacttatgcaagctgcatagataaaacccttgaatatacaataggtaccatgaggtctgtctCATAACGAAATATCATGAAACTAATTAAGAAGTGTACAATATATTCTAAATAGGTTTTTAGTTGAACCAActgcctaaaataaggataaaaatcgtttgagttttaaattatcatatgttttgtaaacgtcatgtttcattggtaaggacatagagatgtctgTTCATACatatgagtgatcatttgatgatacaCTTGAACTGAATAACCCTCCATCGGACTTTCCAAATGATTATCACTTATCAAGTACAAAAGTCTGTGATTATGGTTGTATGTCATTTGTCCTTTGACCCAGGACAATACGGAGTCTCTGTGTTCTAACACtgcactttgactcgtttatccattccattgagggtcatcaaatggtgaggttgggtgtagtttcgagaTTCACCGTTTTCCTATAGACGAAGATATTATatatgatctgatgagttaatagtgaaAAGAGTATCTGGTTAGAGCAAGACATGCGCTTTAGGTAAATTTGTTTTCCTAGATGCACATACCATTTAACTGTTATTACTAAAAAAAtgcatcacatcgttatcgaattcatttgtaACTATCGATATACCAACGATTGCTGATTCAAAtatgatatatgagttgaatggGTCTTACTAtatgctaaccataacttaaggttcaTTCATGCACtttcagtgatacctaggggatcatgagaCAATGCTACCAGACACTATTAACATGATCCGACAGTGCAATCATatatgagttctgacattcttgatcaaatgaTTGATGCAAAAAAAATGAGGCAAATAAGGATAATcccaaataagaataaattttattcaaaatcaCAATGAAGTTGTGAAATCACGACTAGTTATAttattgaaccattgagggttacACATTTATCCGATTTTGTGTTCACGaagagatagtcaaattcaaggaGTTTGATTTGGAGACTACATGTAGTTTGATAGATATCAAACAGATTGCtgataaatgagtttataaatgGATTCCATGTATTAAAAGTTAGCTTAACTGCTAATTAAGTGAGGAGGGTAAAACTGTCTGTTTTTTGGTTAAAtaattcacaaaattgataactGCAAAAAATGGATAAGTAAAAATTTTGAtctccaaattttaaattttattatatgaacaagatttgtaccgACACATTGATGTTGTCTGATCGTTGATCaagattattataataaattttattcaaaatcaCAATGAAGTTGTGAAATCACGACTAGTTATatccttgaaccattgagggttacATATTTATCCGACTTTGTGTTCACGaagagatagtcaaattcaaggaGTTTGATTTGGAGACTACATGTAGTTTGATGGATACCAAACAGATTGCtgataaatgagtttataaattGATTCCATGTATTAGAAGTTAGCTTAACTGCTGATTAAGTGAGGACG
This genomic window from Primulina huaijiensis isolate GDHJ02 chromosome 7, ASM1229523v2, whole genome shotgun sequence contains:
- the LOC140981355 gene encoding serine/threonine-protein kinase RUNKEL-like, whose protein sequence is MNHYHIYEAIGRGKFSTVYKGRKKKTIEYFAIKSVDKTHRTKVLQEVRILHTLDHSNVLKFYSWYETSAHLWLVLEYCVGGDLMTLLQQDGKLPEDSIHDLAHDLVLALQYLHSKGIIYCDLKPSNILLDENGHTKLCDFGLARKLSDISSTPASQLPQTKRGTPCYMAPELFQDGGVNSYASDFWALGCVLYECYTGRPPFVGKEFTQLAKSILLDTTPALPGTPTRAFENLINSLLTKDPAERMQWPELCTHAFWRTIFSPLALPPQPAFANMIEVSSEPHLTERNGDKPIRNKTPPKTCGKISRGSSKQDENLNLRAKGEETPVKGVTSSRKTHTNPSCRIPDGKHKNLSNNTGGLNLLRLSRIAKCNMQRENEKENYRRPLSSSSKNDAEVKIENNDMELDFNENTEDEGHDEIEGSESTSCTVDDNLSTPSKHEEKPEEMDNLVSQSDTSNVVDTLLSEDSKTQERELSSEQIEVSHVAATPPSANTQRKASRIKDVSGNALDFNATKSSTDLSAAFWHPSDLSVRPVMPSRKLDKGSYAIPSLPFDIFPASDFTKMPKEKLDSLCNGIVSILNGNSALGEKQGVIRYLDWLSSNVDAANVLTNGPIMLVLVKMLRQSKASALRLQLSSLVGLLIRHSTFIADDLSNSGILGALTDGLRDSQEKVRRFSMAALGELLFYISTLNDHALDNKPQESPSRDNRPSSGWQVPSSLISLISSVLRKGEDDLTQLYALRTIENISSHGGYWAIRFTSQDVINNLCYIFRAPGKQENMKLTAGSCLVRLVRFSPSSMQQVLEKLPIKDIISSLFKGNQREQQISLNLLNMAMLSNHLAANVGRQFLSLMEDKNLLPNLLSLIEQGSEVLKGKTLVFVALLCKIGKRWLPHLFCNARILSALDRLSKEKDKYLQHCLDSFVQAVASIVPGLLETITGDVQQLMGGRRHGQVIGQNSRNSAKNSIHFFPVVLHLLGSSLFKRSMVTQQVLQQVANLLKLTESPFQGRDDFQITLLRVLESITEEPSAFDNYPVIFFCQVLPSLTAIYKGNNDGDARFLCLKIFFDVMVLILNDASEDKKWPEDVKSISNGYFLPLYPSLIVDEDPIPMYAQKLLVMLIESNHIKISDILHMKAVSQCFDFLLGDFSTINVSNVMLCLALASAPELEIQILSQLKVVRKIGNFLEFVHAKEMEDFIEPTLGLCRAFLLRSLRSKVFVYSRDPTLLSGNSSECAIDQQQCIKDIMEFSGNVGVLLELSKSSEANISDLASECVTLLFQAAPREATMNLMMNLSKVSVLLDPRSKGITHLVVERTLHSLGFAIRLHLTHSMILSVSTSELAKIEALVSQLRSSSIHNIVDAAFQVALELQRIPR